A stretch of the Gemmatimonadota bacterium genome encodes the following:
- the accC gene encoding acetyl-CoA carboxylase biotin carboxylase subunit — protein MFRKVLIANRGEIALRVIRACREMGVETVAVYSEADRESLHVRFADDDVCIGPAPARDSYLRIPRLIAAAEITGADAIHPGYGFLAENAEFAETCAASKITFIGPTPSQIRTMGDKAAARATMIANGVPVVPGSPGPVEDVDEALGFAESIGFPVIIKAAAGGGGKGMRVARDADDFARSFQLARSEALSAFGNGSVYVEKYLERPRHIEFQILGDSHGNVIHLGERDCSVQRRHQKLIEESPSPAMTPELRKMMGDAAVKGAKSINYVGAGTIEMLLDEDGSYYFMEMNTRIQVEHPVTEMITGVDLVKEQIRVAAGEPLSITATPEMRGHVIECRINAEDPNRNFQPSPGKIDVFHPPGGNGVRIDTHAYAGYTVPPFYDSMIAKLICHGRDRGEALAKMRVALDTFIVQGVSTTIPFLGRVMEDPHFVEGAVHTKFLEQEGAYLLKDA, from the coding sequence ATGTTTAGAAAAGTTCTGATCGCGAACCGAGGAGAGATTGCGCTGCGCGTGATTCGCGCCTGTCGAGAGATGGGTGTGGAGACCGTGGCGGTGTACTCCGAGGCGGACCGCGAATCCTTGCACGTGCGCTTCGCCGATGATGACGTCTGTATTGGCCCCGCGCCGGCGCGTGATAGCTACCTGCGAATTCCACGGCTTATTGCGGCGGCGGAAATTACCGGAGCCGACGCCATTCACCCGGGCTACGGCTTCCTCGCGGAGAATGCGGAGTTCGCGGAGACCTGCGCGGCGAGCAAGATCACGTTCATTGGGCCGACGCCGTCGCAGATCCGTACGATGGGCGATAAAGCCGCCGCGCGCGCGACGATGATCGCCAACGGCGTGCCGGTAGTGCCGGGTTCGCCGGGTCCCGTCGAAGATGTGGACGAAGCGCTTGGCTTTGCGGAGTCGATCGGCTTTCCGGTGATCATCAAAGCCGCCGCGGGTGGCGGCGGAAAGGGCATGCGCGTCGCTCGCGATGCGGACGACTTCGCGCGCAGCTTTCAGCTCGCACGATCCGAGGCGCTCTCGGCCTTTGGCAACGGGTCGGTGTACGTCGAGAAATATCTCGAGCGTCCGCGGCACATCGAGTTCCAGATCCTGGGCGACTCTCACGGCAATGTGATTCATCTGGGTGAGCGCGACTGCTCGGTGCAGCGCCGTCACCAGAAGCTCATTGAAGAATCGCCGAGCCCGGCCATGACCCCAGAACTGCGCAAAATGATGGGGGATGCGGCGGTGAAGGGTGCGAAGTCCATCAACTACGTGGGAGCGGGCACGATTGAGATGCTGCTCGACGAAGATGGCTCGTACTACTTCATGGAAATGAACACCCGCATTCAGGTCGAACATCCCGTGACCGAGATGATCACGGGTGTGGATCTGGTGAAGGAACAGATTCGCGTGGCGGCGGGAGAGCCGTTGTCGATCACGGCGACGCCGGAGATGCGCGGTCACGTCATTGAGTGCCGGATCAACGCGGAAGATCCGAACCGCAACTTCCAACCCTCGCCCGGGAAGATCGACGTGTTCCATCCGCCGGGGGGTAACGGTGTCCGCATCGATACCCACGCGTACGCGGGCTACACGGTGCCGCCGTTCTACGACTCGATGATCGCCAAGCTCATCTGCCACGGTCGTGACCGTGGCGAGGCGCTCGCTAAAATGCGCGTGGCGCTCGATACGTTCATCGTGCAGGGTGTCTCCACCACCATCCCGTTCCTCGGGCGCGTGATGGAAGACCCGCACTTTGTGGAAGGTGCGGTCCACACGAAGTTCCTCGAGCAGGAAGGGGCGTACCTGCTCAAGGATGCGTAA